The following is a genomic window from Phaseolus vulgaris cultivar G19833 chromosome 6, P. vulgaris v2.0, whole genome shotgun sequence.
CGCTACAACCACGCCGAAACCCTAATAGAGGAGGTCATTGCCGGCGCCTGCCACGACGTCTCTGTCCCTCTCTACAACTCCATCATTCGATTCTGCTGCGGTCGCAAATTCCTCTTCAATCGCGCCTTCGATGTCTACAAGAAGATGCTTAATTCCAACGATTGTAAACCTGATCTCGAAACCTATACCCTTTTGTTCAATTCGCTGCTTCGGAGGTTCAATAAGTTGCATGTTTGTTATGTGTATCTGCACGCAGTTAGGTCTTTGACTAAACAAATGAAGGCTTCTGGTGTTATTCCTGATACCTTTGTATTGAACATGATCATCAAGGCTTATTCCATGTGCTTGGAGGTGGATGAGGCGATTCGGGTTTTTCGCGAAATGGGGTTGTATGGCTGTGAGCCTAATGCTTATAGTTATGGCTACATTGCCAAGGGATTGTGTGAGAAAGGGAGGGTGAGTCAGGGGTTGGGGTTTTATAGGGAGATGAGAGGGAATGGTCTTGTGCCTAGTACCAGTACTTATGTGATAATTGTGTGTAGTCTTGCGATGGAGCGCAGGTTTGAGGAAGCCATTGAGGTTGTGTTTGATATGTTGGGGCAGTCTAGGTCCCCTGATCATCTCACTTACAAGACTGTTTTGGAAGGGTTGTGTCGGGAGGGAAGGGTCGATGATGCTTTTGAACTGCTTGATGAATGCAAGAAGAGGGATGCTTCCATGGGTGAGAAGATGTACAAGACTTTGTTGGAGGACTTGCATTTTTCGTGCCGGGAGTAGGTTTTGTGCTAATGCATTTACTTGAAGTAGCATAAGATGCATATAACTCTGCTTTTGTTGGAGCGTAGCTTAGTCAATCTCCTGCTCTTATGAGACAACTGATTTTCTTGAATGAGTGCTGATGCAGATAAATAGTTGCATTTGCATGGAAAATTGCTCTCAACTTCCTTTGGACTAATTTAGCTTGCAATGTGAATGGAGGGGGCACCTGATTAGTTGTTAGTTCTATAAACACTGATATTGATGATAAGGTGGCGCAAGCTTCTTTTATGATAAAATGTTGCCTCTGAGCATGCTGAATAGACTAGACCACAGCATTGTAAATACTGACAGATGAATTTCCACCTCATGGCTTTGTGACATGCAGAAGTTGCTCGTGGATAGTTTGCTGGAGTGGATGAGTATCTTAAGGTATTGTGCAAAGAACCAAAGCTTCCCAATATTCAGCTGATTGTTCTTTATTGTTGGCTTCTCGCCCTTAGTTCATCATTTGTTTTCTCCAAGAATTAATCTGAAATAGATGTTAGCTAAAAGTTTTACAGTTGCTAGCATCTGTTTGTATTAGTTACGGATATTTATCTTTTAGTCCTAATTCTCCATGGTTTGGAGCATCCCTATTGGTCTTGCTCGCCGCATAAGGGGGGAAATTACATTAATCTTCTGTGTTCTGAATAAAGCAGAATTATTCCGCGTGTGTAACGATGGTGATCATATTTGCTGATGCAATTGTGTTACTCTTTGCAATGTTTATCTTTTGGcattaagttatatatatagTGTGGCTTCCTATAACTTAATGTTGGAAACGTGCCTTAGATATTGTAAagcagttttaatttttattttgaacaagtcaattattaaattgataagaatatgtgttattttaattctaattgGTAGTGGATGAATTGTTTTCCTTTTACCTTAAACAAAAACCAACCCTTAATACACATTATATCCTGTGCAACAAATCTTTTCATTCTTTAACATGAATGGCAAATTACACTCACCTTAAGGTTGACTGAAATTACATTATCTCTTTAGTTTTCTATATTAGTTTCATCTTCTTGAATTTATAtaattgcataaaaaaaatcaggTAAGGTATATGTATGAACGAGAAGGATATCTGAcattattttcttgtataaATTGAGAGACGTTAGTGTAGGGTAAGAAAAAGAAGCAGCATAAAGGTTCAGCATCGAGTGAATTTTGGTTAATCCTCAGATTGAATGTAATTTGTCAAAACTCTTAACAACACACATCCTTATTCATAGCAGTATCTCCTCGTCAATTGTCTTTTCCACTTCTTTATTAATTACAAACTATACTCCTACTGAACTGGTTCCTTAATTATAGCAGTATAACTGCCTTTACAGAAGCAGGTTCACATGAATCGAACCCGCAGTACATAATCGTTACATATCCTGGTACTGATATTTTTTCGATGGATATTATGTTATATCAAGAACTTTTTCTAGTTCTCACGTATTAGAAATTCTAAATGtaaatgtagaaaaaaaaaatagtacaaACTCATCACTaaggttttgaattgaaagtggATTTTAGGTTGAAAGTGGTACTCTAATCCTTCATATGAATTTGTTTTATTGGTGTCAAATATCGTAAACGTATCCCCTCAAAAAAATCCCATACATCCTATTACAACAAGCTCTATTTAAATACAATATAAATATTCAACATTATCACTTTGACTCGGTGAAAAGTCATATCAATTCTCACTCtgtaccaataaaaaaaattatgaattgcATACTGAACACCATAAGATTGATCCGCAAGGATTACAAGTCGAACAAACATCACATAACACTACATTGGAAATATTATCACACCATCCAACGATTTCTTACACAATCACATTCACAACAGTTAACACTCAACATCCTGGTTCCTAAGACGTATTATGAACAATGAATAAAATATCTAAAGGTATCGCTACAAGACTACAACTAACACGTAAAAAGCAGTTGAAATTCAGATAATTACATCAAACAGGTGTTGTTCTCGAAACTGAAGACAATGCATCTTCAAACCGATCATCATCTATCTTCTCAGAGCTCAAGCTTGGTGGAATGAAAGATCTGAAAATCAATTCCATGTTGGGAGGTTCCTTAAGTGGATTAGCTGCAACCTCAAGTGCTGGATGTTCGAAGGCAGGGTAGAATTTCTTTGCGCAGACAAAACCAAAGATCAATGACAAAAAGGGCAGAGGAAGCACAAGTGGTGTATAGTAGAATTTCTGCGCCCCAAAGTACCCAAACATGGTAATTTGGTATAGTATCAGAGATGCTAGTACACGGTTGTGTATGTGAGGCCACATTCTTCCATAACTTTCATATGATGGTACGTAGACTTTGAGTGCCTGTTGATTAATAAGTATACACAAACtcgtaaaaaaatatttactaacaGGTCTGATTTAAAAATAGCTTGGTAAAAGGGATCATCACAAAAACCAATGAAGTACTAAATTGAGACTTAAGGAAAGGTTAgccataaaaaaacattaaactgGGTTCATTAAACAAAATTCCAAGAACTTCACCTGATTTCGCAGTACAAGCCATCCTAGGCCAAAATATAGAACACCAAATGGGATTATCACAGGAGCAATAACAGAGTAACAGAAGACAATTGTGACAATCAGCATGTCACCAGGAACTCTAGTTCCATAACCAAGATCTCCAGGTCGCCAAGCCTCTTTCAACTCAGCTTCGGTCTTGCAAAGATACTTTCTCTTCAAATGGTATATAATAAGAGGAACTATTCGGGACAGTTCAAGGCCATAGCCAACAAAAAATCTAACACAGAGAAAAAATCAATTAATCTATGTCATGTCAAGTcaagtatttaaaattaaaaaagaaaggcGAACCCTTTTCTACTTATGTCTAATCTAGTAGGAATATTCCAAATTTTCAACTTTACACACTTTTACACGCAAATCATGTTAGAAAGTATCACGCCTTTTAAAAACACAGTAACTTCTACTTCAAAAGAATGTAGGAAAAGATGATAACAAGCTATAATGAGGAAGAccattttctaaaattttaaactttctgCATTTCCTTTTacttataaataaacaaaatgatGTATCACCACAgataaataaactaaataaaataaagttaggAAGACATCTTACTTAAGGGCGACATAGGTCAAGAAAAAAGTAGCATTGCCCGGGAGGCTCTCAGCTAGCAAGGACGAAATTTCACTTAAGCTGGGGTTCTTCTGAATTTTATTGAATGCTTTGAACAAGGTTCCACCTATAGTAACTCCAATGAAAACGTTGAGCAcgatgaaataaaaatattttccagatgCAGCTCTAACTGCGTGACTTTCGGTTGGAATGCCTTCAAATTTAGACAAGAACAGAAGCAACTTGGGCAACAATGCCAAGAAAATAATCAGCGCAAGTTGAGGGAGGTAAGCTTCCAACACTGTCCTCAAAGCCGCTATACGAACAATTGGCTTTATGAATGGAAGATATTTCACCAAATTATCCAAAGTACTAAATGCAGATACAAATGTAATTGGGATCATGTAGAAGAATATAGTCAGTGCTACAATGACATACACCAAATACTGCCTCAGCTCTCTCTGAAAATACTTGATTTTCAAATTAGG
Proteins encoded in this region:
- the LOC137832406 gene encoding pentatricopeptide repeat-containing protein At3g25210, mitochondrial, with protein sequence MAIIIPKRLFTLRSVTAYSLNPFTRPRTSLPLTRLLLHARPSSTQPSRTPSEKQFETWVQALKPGFTPSDVAQALQAQSDPDLALDIFRWTAQQRNYKHTSHTYFLMIKHLISGRRYNHAETLIEEVIAGACHDVSVPLYNSIIRFCCGRKFLFNRAFDVYKKMLNSNDCKPDLETYTLLFNSLLRRFNKLHVCYVYLHAVRSLTKQMKASGVIPDTFVLNMIIKAYSMCLEVDEAIRVFREMGLYGCEPNAYSYGYIAKGLCEKGRVSQGLGFYREMRGNGLVPSTSTYVIIVCSLAMERRFEEAIEVVFDMLGQSRSPDHLTYKTVLEGLCREGRVDDAFELLDECKKRDASMGEKMYKTLLEDLHFSCRE
- the LOC137832403 gene encoding CSC1-like protein ERD4; this encodes MDFTSFLTSLGTSFVIFLVLLIVFAFLSSKPGNNVVYYPNRILKGLDPLEGGSKSRNPFSWIKEAVSSSERDVVTMSGVDTAVYFVFLTTVLSILVLSGVILLPVLLPLSATDNAMKRQGAKAQTTSKGTFNQLDKLSMANITAKSPRLWGFLIACYWVSIVTFVLLWRAYKHVSWLRGEALKSPDVRPEQFAIVVRDIPNATQGQTKKEQVDAYFKAIYPEAFYRSMIVTDNKVVNKTWETLEGYKKKLARAEAVYEGSKTTAKPEGTKPTNKTGFLGLVGKKVDSIDYYKDKINEFVTKLESEQKVTLREKQQDAALVFFSSRVVAASAAQSLHAQMVDTWSVFDAPEPSQLILPNLKIKYFQRELRQYLVYVIVALTIFFYMIPITFVSAFSTLDNLVKYLPFIKPIVRIAALRTVLEAYLPQLALIIFLALLPKLLLFLSKFEGIPTESHAVRAASGKYFYFIVLNVFIGVTIGGTLFKAFNKIQKNPSLSEISSLLAESLPGNATFFLTYVALKFFVGYGLELSRIVPLIIYHLKRKYLCKTEAELKEAWRPGDLGYGTRVPGDMLIVTIVFCYSVIAPVIIPFGVLYFGLGWLVLRNQALKVYVPSYESYGRMWPHIHNRVLASLILYQITMFGYFGAQKFYYTPLVLPLPFLSLIFGFVCAKKFYPAFEHPALEVAANPLKEPPNMELIFRSFIPPSLSSEKIDDDRFEDALSSVSRTTPV